A window of Periplaneta americana isolate PAMFEO1 chromosome 7, P.americana_PAMFEO1_priV1, whole genome shotgun sequence contains these coding sequences:
- the LOC138702673 gene encoding uncharacterized protein, translating to MQLNQVLVVCSVLALQGAGRVDAAADVGTRRPDVRTRAPNQDNTKKSQAGASPGLEPGASHFVPSAALVPTALYAHPAAFSGLGLEDICALHCACYTAPHLGGFPLIPLRHRGGPPLGNRVAFPADGRDIIHTRTPTHLLRDNVNIQYAPVRQ from the exons ATGCAACTGAACCAAGTC CTCGTGGTGTGCTCGGTACTCGCTCTGCAGGGGGCAGGACGCGTGGACGCGGCGGCGGATGTCGGCACCAGGAGGCCGGACGTGCGGACTCGCGCCCCCAACCAGGACAACACCAAG AAATCTCAGGCAGGAGCATCGCCGGGACTGGAGCCGGGGGCCAGCCACTTCGTACCCAGCGCGGCGCTCGTCCCCACCGCTCTGTACGCCCACCCTGCGGCCTTCAGCGGCCTCG GTTTGGAAGACATCTGTGCGCTGCATTGCGCATGCTACACGGCGCCGCATCTCGGAGGCTTCCCGCTCATCCCGCTGCGGCACCGCGGAGGACCTCCGCTGGGGAATCGAGTGGCCTTCCCGGCAGACGGCAGGGACATCATCCACACACGCACTCCCACGCACCTGCTGCGTGACAACGTCAACATACAGTACGCACCCGTGCGCCAATAG